The genomic stretch CGAACGGTATTTCGTGCTGCTGCGTCGGTGAATACGGTTGCAGCTTAGGAGGTAGGGGAATGCGAATTGCTTATATTTGTGCCGATCCAGGAATTCCGGTATTTGGCTGTAAAGGATGTTCGATTCATGTTCAGGAAGTCATCCGCACTCTGATCCAACAAGGACATCAGATAGAATTGTTTGCTGTACGTTGGGGAGGCAATCCCCCCTCTGATTTGGCGTCTGTAAAAATACACAAACTGCCCAAACCACCCACCGGTGATCGCGCCTTGCGAGAACAAGCGCTGTTAGCCCATAACCTAGATTTACGGCTGGCTCTAGAACAAGCGGGACGATTCGATCTAGTTTATGAACGCTATTCTCTGTGGAGTTTCACAGCGATGCAATATGCTCACACTCAGGGTATTCCTGGGGTGCTGGAGGTGAATGCGCCACTAATTGAAGAACAGGCAACACATCGGAGTTTAATTCATTGGCAGGAGGCAGAAGCAGTTGCTCGGCGCGTGTTTAGTACAGCGACAGTAATAATCGCAGTTTCAGAGGGCGTTGCGGATTATCTCCGGCGTTATCCCCAGACTCAAGGCAAAGTGCATATCGTTCCCAATGGCGTTAACCCGGAGCGCTTCCCCCTACATCAATCCCCTGCTTTACCGAGCAACAACTTTACAATCGGCTTTGTCGGCACTATGAAGCCTTGGCACGGCTTACCAACACTGGTAAATGCCTTTGCTCAATTACACGATCACCATCCTCACACGCGTCTGTTAATTGTCGGTGATGGGCCGGAGCGATCGCAACTGGAAGCCGATTTCATCTATGCTGGGATTCGGGATGCGGTGGAGTTTACCGGCAAAGTACTGCCATCCGACGTGCCAGGATTGCTTGCTTCAATGGATGTCGCTGTTGCACCCTATCCTAACGATCCGAATTTCTATTTCTCGCCGCTTAAGGTTTATGAGTACATGGCGGCAGGCTTACCGGTGGTAGCCAGTCGGATTGGGCAACTCCAAGCGCTGATTAACGATGGCGTCAATGGCATATTGTATGAGCCAGGCAATAGCCAGCAGTTAACAAATTGGTTAGATCATCTGTGGCAACATCCTTGGTTACGGACTCAACTGGGACAAAATGCCCGTGCCACCGTGTTGCGATCGCACACCTGGGAACAATCCGTAGAGAGGATTTTAAGCCTCACAGCACAAGTGAGCAAGCTGGAGGTAAGCGCCTGATGAGCCGTCCCCAAAAGCTGAAAGAGGTTATACCGGGGCTTTGGCGGATTGTACAACGGTTTTCGCCCTACATCCGCAAACAGCAGATGCTGATTGTAATTTCGATGCTGGCACTATTCTGCGAAATCGGGTTGCGGTTGTTAGAACCTTTACCGCTCAAGTTTGTCTTTGATGAAATTTTTGCAGAGCAATCAAACGGAGGGTTGAGTAATTTTCCTTTCCTGGTTGAGGTGCTAAATACGCGAACGCTGCTGATTGGATCGGCGATCGCCGTGTTCGCCATTACTGGATTAAGAGGCATCGCCGCCTATTGGAATACGGTGGGTTTTGCATTGGTAGGCAATCGTGTTCTGACTGAAGTTCGCAGTGTGCTTTATTGCCATCTCCAAACCCTCTCCCTCTCGTTCCACAATAACGCTCGCAGTGGTGATTTGACATTGCGCGTCATCAGTGATGTAGGCTTACTTCAGGAAATTGCTGTGACGGCATTGCTGCCCCTACTTGCCAATTCTCTCATTTTGGTGGGCATGATCGCCGTCATGTTCTGGCTGAATGTTCAACTTGCCCTGTTAACGCTGGCAATGATTCCCCTATTTTGGTTCTCCACAATTCGGCTGACTCGTCGCATCCGAGAAGTTTCTAGGCAACAGCGTCGCCGCGAAGGAGCAATGGCAGCTACTACTGCTGAGTCGATGGCTGCCATCAAAATTGTGCAAGCGTTATCGTTGCAGGATAAGTTTGCGTCTGTCTTCACTGGACAAAATAAAAAGAGTCTGAAAGAAGGCGTAAAAGTCAAGCGACTAGCAGCAAACCTGGAGCGGACAGTAGATGTGCTGATTGGAGGTGCAACCGCCCTGGTACTGTGGCGTGGAGCAGAACTAGTATTGAGCAATGCTCTCACACCGGGCGATTTGTTGGTGTTTCTCACCTATCTAAAAAACGCCTTCAAACCCGTGCGCGATTTTGCCAAATATACCGGACGATTGGCAAAAGCCTCAGCTGCGGGCGATCGCATCCTCGATTTGCTCGATCAAACGCCTGAAGTCTACGATCTGCCCGGAGCTAAACCCGCTTCCCACTTTGCTGGATCTGTCGAGTTTGCGCAAGTGAGTTTTGCCTACAAATCAGGACATCCGGTGCTGCAAGGCATTGACTTTGTGGTGCAACCCGGACAACGAGTGGCAATTGTCGGACATTCCGGCAGTGGTAAATCTACGTTAGCCAACCTGCTGTTGCGGCTCTACGATCCCAGCAAAGGTAGCATTTTAATTGATGGCCAGGATATTCGCAATTACACCCTAGAATCACTACGGGCGCAAATTAGTGTAGTGTTGCAAGATAGTCTGCTGTTTGCTGCTAGTGTGTGGGACAACATCGCCTATGGTTCACCTACTGCCACTGAGGAAGAGGCGATCGCCGCCGCAAAACTAGCCAATGCCCATGACTTTATTACTAATATGCCCCAAGGCTATCACACGGTGTTGGGTGAACGAGGAGTAACGCTCTCCGGTGGACAAAGACAAAGAATCGCGATCGCTCGTGCTGCCATTCGTCAAGCGCCGATTTTAATTTTGGACGAACCCACCACCGGACTAGATAAAGAGAATGAACAAGAAGTACTAGACGCATTAAAGCGGCTTTCTGAGGGACGCACAACCTTCTTGATTGTTCACGATTTAGATCTTGCTGCCAGTGCTGATTTTATTCTCTACTTGGAACGAGGACGCTTGGTAGAACGGGGAACGCATGATGAGTTGATGCAATTAAATGATCGCTATGCAGCGCTATACCGTCTGCAAGCAACGGAACGCAAGCGTTCCGAAGATTCTCGTCACCAGCCAAAGGAGAATTCTGATGTTATCGCCTGCTGATTATCATTTGATTCGTCGCGATATCGATCTATTAGGATTGCGTCTAATGCTGGACACAGATGCCTTTGCTGAGGCAATAGTGGCTCAGTTTCCTCATGTCAATTTGAGTCAGGTGAAAAGAACTTACATTCGTTACAAGCCTGCTACAAGTTGTATCGTTAGCTATGAATTGATGATCGCCCAAAAAACTGTGTTGGCATACGCCAAAGCCGTCACCAGCGCTAAAAAACTAGATAAATACAGTCAACGCCCAGGAATTATTCAAGATTTTGGCATCGGACGCACCGTTTTCAGACGAGAAGGCATTATTTTCTCCGTGTTGCCCAATGATAACGCCCTAAAGCGATTGCCGAACTTGTTCGATCCACAATTCCGTCAGGAATGGCTGCAAAAACTACTGAGCGATCGCCCTGATTTATCACAAGCCACCTTAAGGGCGCTGCGATATAAGCCCGAACGTCGCTACGTTGCTCAACTCTCTGTTGGAGAACAAGGGCAAGCCGTCGTTAAAGCCTACACCAGTGGCAACTATCAACAAGCGCTAATCAATGCCAATGCTTTTGAATCAATTGCCCCACTGCAAATCGTGCCAGAATTGGGGCATTCCAGTCGCGATCAGTTTCTTGTCTTTCCCTGGATTGACGGTTCTCCGCTATCGGCTTTAATTAGCACTGCCAAGGTGACATGGGAAAAAATCACGCAAACGGGAATTGCTCTAGCTCAACTGCACCAACAGCATCCCCAGCACCTTAATTCTTTGTCTCGCAGTGATGAAGCCAAAAATTTGCTGATCCTTGGCTCCGATTTAAGCTGGCTTTACCCTCAGTGGAAAAATCGGATTCAAGTGATCGCGGTGCAACTTTCCACGGCGCTGCTGAATGCACGCCCAATTAACTTTCCTATTCACGGTGACTTCAATGCAGAACAAGTATTATTAAGTCCAAATACAAATGACATTACATTTATTGACTTCGATCGTGCTGTTTGCAGCGATCCGGCAACTGATTTAGGCTCATTCATCGCTAAGTTAATCCAAGATGAATTGCGGGGAGTGTTGTCTGCCGAGCAACGCGAACAAATTGCAGCAGCTTTGATTGCCGGATATCGTACTGCTGCACTTGAGCCAATTTCAGACGATCAGATTCAACTTTATACCGCCATTGGACTGCTTCGATTAGGATCTGATCCATTTCGCTATTGTGAATTTGACTGGTTAGAAAAAATCGACGCCATACTGTGTCGCATTGAGCAACTCATGAATCGACTCCCATTTGATCGGTTTCATTCTAGTTGTCCAGCTTAATATTTTCTATGTCTGTTTCTGTCAGCGATCCATTCAATGTCCTTAACGATCCAACGCTGAGTTTTTTAGCGCCTGCCCTTGCTCCACAGCAAGTACAACAGCAATTTCAAACTCAGTTATGCTATCGGTTTAACCGCAATCAAAAATTTCAATTACAAGCGATTCGCGTGATTCGATATAAACCAAAGCGACGGTGTTTGATTGAGTATGACGTAGTCATGGAGCAAGCTGGTCGCATTTGGCACACAACATGGATTGGAAAAGTCCGAGCCAAAGGACTAAATCCGTCCACTTATCAACTGCAACAAATCCTTTGGGAACATGGCTTTCAAAGCGATAGCGCAGATGGTATCTCTGTCCCCGAACCAATTGGTATTATTCCAGACTGGCAGATGTGGCTTCAGTGTAAAGTCCCTGGCATCACCGCAACAACCTTACTGACTCCAACTGAAGGACTAGAATTATCGCGGCGAATTGCACAGGCGGTTCACAAACTCCACCAAGCCTGGATTTTACCGCAGCGTTGCCACACCATAAACGATGAACTCGATATTTTAAACGATCGCCTTGCTAAAGTCGCCCAACAGTTTCCGCAGTGGGAACAACGATTAGAGCGAATGTTGGCAAGATGCGATCGCCTTGCTACCACGGTTGCCGCTCCTAAATTCTGTGGCATTCATCGCGACTTTTATCCAGATCAAATTTTGGTAGATGGCTCGCGGCTTTATTTACTAGATCTCGATCTCTATGCCGGCGGCGATCCAGCTTTAGATGTTGGCAACTTTAACGGACACCTGATTGAACAAGGATTACGCTCCTTTGGCAATCCAGATGCTCTACTCGCCCAACAAAACGCTTTAACCGACAAATTTATCCTACTCAGTGGTGAAAAATTTCATCACTCTATAGAAGTTTACACAACCCTGACACTAGTCCGACACATCTATTTAAGTACCCAATTTCTCAATCGCCAAGCTTTCACAGAAACGATTTTAGAATTATGTGAACAACGGCTGGAAAATTCATTGCTTAAATCCGTGTGACTGTGCTGTTGAACTGCAATGACTATAAGAAAAGTAAGTTTGTCGATCGCTGCAATTCTAGCCCTGTGTATGCCACCAGCGATCGCCAATGAGCAAACAACTCAATTTGTGGAGTCTTCCTCAAACCCAATCAGTCGCGAAACTCTGAGTCACAGCAACCGTCCATCTGTTGCGCAGCTATCCGATCTCACTCCTGATGATTGGGCTGTTCAGGCATTACAATCTTTAGCCAATCGATATGGATGCATTTTCGGATATCCCAACGGAACTTACTCTGGCGATCGCTCTGTGAATCGCTATCAATTTGCTGCCGCTTTGTCTACCTGTTTGGCTCGACTCAATCAACAAATTGCGCAATCCACAATTGATACTATCCACTCGGACGATCTGGCTACAGTGCAACGTCTTCAAAGCGACTTTGCAACCGAACTAGCAACCATACAGCAAAAGGTGGATAATTTAGAAGCTCGAACCGCTAACCTCACAGCGCAGCAGTTTTCCACCACAACAAGATTCAACGGTGAAGCGATTTTTGCTTTGGCTGGAGTAGGTGGCAATCGCAAAGCAGACGGTAGTGGTGAATCTATTGAGCGCAACATTGTCTTTAGTGAGCGAGTTCGGCTGGAACTTAGAACTAGCTTTAGTGGCTCTGATCGACTGCGGATGCGTTTGCAAGCTCGCAATATTCCAGAGCTGGAAGATGCGACTGGAACCCAAATGGCAAACCTCGGATTTGATGGCAACACTGGCAACAGTATCGAAGTTGATCGCTTGGACTACGAAACTAAAATTGGCGATCGAGCACTTGTTGTCATCAGTGTTGTGGGTGGTGGCTTGGGCGATTATGTCACTACGGTTAATCCTCTGTTCAGTGGTAGCGCAGATGGAGCGGTTTCTCTTTTTGCCCGCGAGAATCCGATTCGACGGCAAGGCAGCGTTCCCGGTATAGGATTAGCTTATGAACTAACTGACAATATTTTATTAGAACTGGGATATATAGCCGCACAAGCCACCGATCCGGAAGTTGGAATTGCCCAAAGTCCCTACGCCGCAGTTGCTCAAGTCACCGTCGAACCAACAGATTTTTCTCGATTCAGTCTAACATATGTGCGATCATTTAATGGTCTTGATACAGGTACTAGCAGCGAGTTAGCAGGCGATCCGTTTGACGATGATTCTGATGCTATCATTGCTAATTCCTTTGGAGCGGAAGCCTCAGTGAATGTCAGTCCCAACTTTACAATCGGTGGACGAGTTGGATACATTCAGGCAATCGCAAAAGATTTGAGCGACAATCCTCAAGCCGATATTTTTACCTGGGCTGTGCTGCTGGGCTTTCCAGATTTGGCAGGAGAAGGAAATTTACTGGGGATAGTTGCAGGTCAACCGCTACGAGTGACGCATAATCAGTATAGCGATCGCGAGTCAGATGCCGCATTACATTTGGAAGCCTTTTACCGTTTGCAAATCAATGACAATATTGCTATCACACCGGGTGCATTTTTATTAATTAATCCAGAAAATGATGCTGGCAATGATCCCATCTATGTAGGAACTATTCGTACTACCTTTAGCTTTTAAAACCAAATCATACTCAATATTTTGTTGAGCATGAAGTATATGTACCAGCATGGGTTTTCTTAACATTATTGAAACATAAATACAAAATTGATATTATTGTTTGTGTTTCAAGTACAACACAAATTATCAAAACTAGTTAAATATTCGCGTTCTCTTCGTCATCGCAAGAAAGACAGTCAAAAAAGTTACTAATATTTAGATAAAAAGATTACGCAGTTATTCTCTGTTCTGTTTAGAAGTCAAAAGTTATCGAAATTACATACTTTACAGAAGACTTTTGAAAGTTATTTCTGAAGCAAAATATGGAAAATGCTTCTGATTGAAGTAGTATGGCTCAAATCCCCTGTCTTATCTCCTAGCAAGATTACTTCTAAAGTAGTAAATATTATCACTTTGTGAAGATTAAAAATGAACCCCCAGATAAACTTGACACAGGTGCTAATAGTAGTAGAATCTAGTGAAATAATGATAAAAACATCAGGGCAGTTAATAGCTTGATAGTGTGTAATGTGACAACATTTCAACACTGAAGCTTAATATATACCCGATGAAAAACCCAGGAGTCAGGATTCTAACTTAGTGATATCTTGACTCAAACATATTGAGTTGAGTTTCTGAAGATTTTATGGACAAAAGTCCACAAGACGGCAGTACTATCCTCCTCTAAGCTGGTGAGCTTGTCTCCCAGCGTAGGGGAGACAATGGGAGGTTGTTATGCTCGCACAGGACATTCGCAATGCAGGCGTTGATGTTGCTGACTTAAATCAATTGAAGTGCGATTTAAATCGTTTGCAACCTGTTGACGTGGGAGATTACATTACACAATTACC from Chlorogloeopsis sp. ULAP01 encodes the following:
- a CDS encoding aminoglycoside phosphotransferase family protein, which codes for MLSPADYHLIRRDIDLLGLRLMLDTDAFAEAIVAQFPHVNLSQVKRTYIRYKPATSCIVSYELMIAQKTVLAYAKAVTSAKKLDKYSQRPGIIQDFGIGRTVFRREGIIFSVLPNDNALKRLPNLFDPQFRQEWLQKLLSDRPDLSQATLRALRYKPERRYVAQLSVGEQGQAVVKAYTSGNYQQALINANAFESIAPLQIVPELGHSSRDQFLVFPWIDGSPLSALISTAKVTWEKITQTGIALAQLHQQHPQHLNSLSRSDEAKNLLILGSDLSWLYPQWKNRIQVIAVQLSTALLNARPINFPIHGDFNAEQVLLSPNTNDITFIDFDRAVCSDPATDLGSFIAKLIQDELRGVLSAEQREQIAAALIAGYRTAALEPISDDQIQLYTAIGLLRLGSDPFRYCEFDWLEKIDAILCRIEQLMNRLPFDRFHSSCPA
- a CDS encoding iron uptake porin → MTIRKVSLSIAAILALCMPPAIANEQTTQFVESSSNPISRETLSHSNRPSVAQLSDLTPDDWAVQALQSLANRYGCIFGYPNGTYSGDRSVNRYQFAAALSTCLARLNQQIAQSTIDTIHSDDLATVQRLQSDFATELATIQQKVDNLEARTANLTAQQFSTTTRFNGEAIFALAGVGGNRKADGSGESIERNIVFSERVRLELRTSFSGSDRLRMRLQARNIPELEDATGTQMANLGFDGNTGNSIEVDRLDYETKIGDRALVVISVVGGGLGDYVTTVNPLFSGSADGAVSLFARENPIRRQGSVPGIGLAYELTDNILLELGYIAAQATDPEVGIAQSPYAAVAQVTVEPTDFSRFSLTYVRSFNGLDTGTSSELAGDPFDDDSDAIIANSFGAEASVNVSPNFTIGGRVGYIQAIAKDLSDNPQADIFTWAVLLGFPDLAGEGNLLGIVAGQPLRVTHNQYSDRESDAALHLEAFYRLQINDNIAITPGAFLLINPENDAGNDPIYVGTIRTTFSF
- a CDS encoding ABC transporter ATP-binding protein, with product MSRPQKLKEVIPGLWRIVQRFSPYIRKQQMLIVISMLALFCEIGLRLLEPLPLKFVFDEIFAEQSNGGLSNFPFLVEVLNTRTLLIGSAIAVFAITGLRGIAAYWNTVGFALVGNRVLTEVRSVLYCHLQTLSLSFHNNARSGDLTLRVISDVGLLQEIAVTALLPLLANSLILVGMIAVMFWLNVQLALLTLAMIPLFWFSTIRLTRRIREVSRQQRRREGAMAATTAESMAAIKIVQALSLQDKFASVFTGQNKKSLKEGVKVKRLAANLERTVDVLIGGATALVLWRGAELVLSNALTPGDLLVFLTYLKNAFKPVRDFAKYTGRLAKASAAGDRILDLLDQTPEVYDLPGAKPASHFAGSVEFAQVSFAYKSGHPVLQGIDFVVQPGQRVAIVGHSGSGKSTLANLLLRLYDPSKGSILIDGQDIRNYTLESLRAQISVVLQDSLLFAASVWDNIAYGSPTATEEEAIAAAKLANAHDFITNMPQGYHTVLGERGVTLSGGQRQRIAIARAAIRQAPILILDEPTTGLDKENEQEVLDALKRLSEGRTTFLIVHDLDLAASADFILYLERGRLVERGTHDELMQLNDRYAALYRLQATERKRSEDSRHQPKENSDVIAC
- a CDS encoding glycosyltransferase family 4 protein, coding for MRIAYICADPGIPVFGCKGCSIHVQEVIRTLIQQGHQIELFAVRWGGNPPSDLASVKIHKLPKPPTGDRALREQALLAHNLDLRLALEQAGRFDLVYERYSLWSFTAMQYAHTQGIPGVLEVNAPLIEEQATHRSLIHWQEAEAVARRVFSTATVIIAVSEGVADYLRRYPQTQGKVHIVPNGVNPERFPLHQSPALPSNNFTIGFVGTMKPWHGLPTLVNAFAQLHDHHPHTRLLIVGDGPERSQLEADFIYAGIRDAVEFTGKVLPSDVPGLLASMDVAVAPYPNDPNFYFSPLKVYEYMAAGLPVVASRIGQLQALINDGVNGILYEPGNSQQLTNWLDHLWQHPWLRTQLGQNARATVLRSHTWEQSVERILSLTAQVSKLEVSA
- a CDS encoding phosphotransferase, whose product is MSVSVSDPFNVLNDPTLSFLAPALAPQQVQQQFQTQLCYRFNRNQKFQLQAIRVIRYKPKRRCLIEYDVVMEQAGRIWHTTWIGKVRAKGLNPSTYQLQQILWEHGFQSDSADGISVPEPIGIIPDWQMWLQCKVPGITATTLLTPTEGLELSRRIAQAVHKLHQAWILPQRCHTINDELDILNDRLAKVAQQFPQWEQRLERMLARCDRLATTVAAPKFCGIHRDFYPDQILVDGSRLYLLDLDLYAGGDPALDVGNFNGHLIEQGLRSFGNPDALLAQQNALTDKFILLSGEKFHHSIEVYTTLTLVRHIYLSTQFLNRQAFTETILELCEQRLENSLLKSV